Sequence from the Dehalococcoidia bacterium genome:
AAGTGCTTGTGCGCGCATTGACCGGCGTGGTGGGAGCCACCTGTCCACCCGTCATCCCATAAATGAAGTTATTGACACAGATGACCGTTAAATCCATGTTCCTTCGAGCAGCATGGATAAGATGATTTCCGCCGATGGAAGTGAGATCGCCGTCACCGCTGAACACCACCACCTTCATCTCCGGATTAGCCAGCTTCAAGCCGGTGGCGAATGGAATAGCACGCCCATGAGTCGTATGGAAGGAATCCAGCTTCACATAGCCGGCAACCCGGCCGGTGCATCCGATTCCCGAAACGATAGCCACCTTTTCCAGCGGCAATTCGCTCTTGACCAGGGCGCGCAAGAAACTCTGCAACACCGTTCCCAACCCACACCCTGGGCACCAGATATGAGGGAGACGGTCCTGCCTCAAAAGAAAGCCGGTTTCAATGTGATCGTCTTTTCCGTTCCCGTTCATTTGGCCGCCTTCTTAATGGCTTCAAGGATCACCTTGGGATCGTGCACCGCACCACCCATGTGGGGCACCAGAATCGTTTTGGCCTTCCCTGCAACGCATCTCTCTACTTCCAATGCGATCTGACCGGCATTGAGCTCCGGAACCACAAAGGCTTTCACCTTGCCCGCAATCTGCCGGATTCTCTCATCCGGGAAAGGCCATACGGTAATGAGCCGGAGCATGCCCACCTTTACACCCTCTTCCCGCGCGGCCTTAACCGCCAGCAGGGCCACTCGAGCTGAAATCCCATAGGAGCAAACCACTACCTCGGCACCGTCGATCTGATCCTCTTCAATCTCAATGATGTCCTTCTTATTGAGATCGATCTTATCGATCAGCCTTCGCACCAGCTTTTGCTGCGCTTCGGCGCTCATATCCGGATATCCTCTCTCGTCATGAGTGAGGCCAGTCACATGATAGAAATAGCCCTCGCCCGCGTTGGCCATAGGCGGGACCAGGTCGGCATCGGGCTTATAGGGCAAGTATTCCTCCGGAGGAAGGGAGGTTTTTCGGCGGGGGAATATCTCCAGTTGCTCCGGTGGAGGGATGGTCACCTTCTCGCTCATATGGGCCACCGATTCATCCCCCATGATCAACACCGGAACGCGATATTTTTCGGAGAGATTGAAGGCTTTGATCGTCAGGGTGAACATCTCTTGCGGCGAACTGGGAGAAAGCGCGATAATCCCGTACAGACCATGAGACCCCCAGCGAGCCTGCATCATATCACCCTGAGCCGTCAGAGTGGGCAGGCCGGTCGATGGACCCGCACGCTGAACATCGGCTACCACACACGGCGTCTCCATCATAGCGCCAAGGCCGATATTCTCCATCATCAGGCTGAAGCCCGGCCCGGAAGTGGCGGTCATCGATTTGACCCCGCCCCACGATCCTCCCAGGATAGCGGCCATCGAAGCGATCTCGTCTTCCATCTGGATAAAAGTGCCGCCCACCTCGGGAAGCCTCTCCGCCATCCGCTCCGCGATCTCTGTGGCCGGGGTAATGGGATATCCGGCAAAGAAGCGGCATCCGGCACTGATGGCGCCTTCAGCACAGGCTTCATCCCCGTTCATGAAAAACTCACCGACCAAAGGACCGTGACTAGCCATCGCTTGCCTCCTCTTCATCCTGATCTACGGTATTGGCAGTAATGGCAAAATCGGGGCAGAGGAGTTCACACAGACCGCAGCCAGTACAATCGGCAGGATTGGCGGCATACGGGAAATGATATCCCTTCAGGTTGAATTCGGGAGACTCTTTCAGCACATGTCTGGGACAGAAGTTAATACAAAATCCGCACCCTTTGCACCGGTCCGGGATCACATGCGTCTGACCATAAATGGGTTTAACTTTTTCTTGATCTAGAGGGCTTCTCCAGTATTTCATCGGTTCTCCGGACTCCTGCTGGAAAGGTTAGCCGTCATCAAGGACAGCCTTCATTCTATCACAAGCGGGGCGGTTGAATCAAAACCAAGTATAAAATGCTTGATCCACCCATCTTCTTGGGGAGGGGCAACACCACACAGAGCACTACTATTTTGAGAACAAACCCACGGTTCCGGGTCGAATCCGCCGATTGAATCCGGCCGGATTTGCCCTTGACTCAACTCCTTTTGGGCCAAAATCATGCTATACTAGGGAAAATCAAGGAAGCTCCGATCAAGGCCTGCTCAACCCCCGATCTGGTCGAGGGCAGGCCCCCGCCAGGAGGTATCCTGCACCGCTTCATCGGAAATTCCTTAGCCGCTCAAGTTTTAAGTCGAGGATTTATGCACACCACCAGCCAGCTACAGCAGCGAATCCACCAACTGCGAGAGCAGATCAACCATCACAACCAGC
This genomic interval carries:
- a CDS encoding 2-oxoacid:acceptor oxidoreductase subunit alpha — translated: MASHGPLVGEFFMNGDEACAEGAISAGCRFFAGYPITPATEIAERMAERLPEVGGTFIQMEDEIASMAAILGGSWGGVKSMTATSGPGFSLMMENIGLGAMMETPCVVADVQRAGPSTGLPTLTAQGDMMQARWGSHGLYGIIALSPSSPQEMFTLTIKAFNLSEKYRVPVLIMGDESVAHMSEKVTIPPPEQLEIFPRRKTSLPPEEYLPYKPDADLVPPMANAGEGYFYHVTGLTHDERGYPDMSAEAQQKLVRRLIDKIDLNKKDIIEIEEDQIDGAEVVVCSYGISARVALLAVKAAREEGVKVGMLRLITVWPFPDERIRQIAGKVKAFVVPELNAGQIALEVERCVAGKAKTILVPHMGGAVHDPKVILEAIKKAAK
- a CDS encoding 2-oxoacid:ferredoxin oxidoreductase subunit beta gives rise to the protein MNGNGKDDHIETGFLLRQDRLPHIWCPGCGLGTVLQSFLRALVKSELPLEKVAIVSGIGCTGRVAGYVKLDSFHTTHGRAIPFATGLKLANPEMKVVVFSGDGDLTSIGGNHLIHAARRNMDLTVICVNNFIYGMTGGQVAPTTPVNARTSTSPLGNFEPAFNLPNLVTAAGATYVARWTAIHVRRLENTMTEALHKKGFSFVEVITPCPTHYGRKNRQGSGLTQLKYYRDNSVIKHGAQLGEVGIGMTDPITVGKFVDIERPTFSDLQSRIRSPKTAAEVQSTKK
- a CDS encoding ferredoxin family protein codes for the protein MKYWRSPLDQEKVKPIYGQTHVIPDRCKGCGFCINFCPRHVLKESPEFNLKGYHFPYAANPADCTGCGLCELLCPDFAITANTVDQDEEEASDG